The following proteins are co-located in the Blattabacterium sp. (Blatta orientalis) str. Tarazona genome:
- the secA gene encoding preprotein translocase subunit SecA codes for MSFLKNIKNLLGNKNERDLQEVKKLIIHIKEEEKKISFLSDDELRNSTQEFKEIIKKSTKKFYEKKKDFIKKIKEKSYSISTLEEIYLKIEKLKEECYRIEQKVLMNLLPKAFAVIKETAKRFKEKKQLIVKSTPFDEELSKKKSYVLLQNNKAIWKNKWNAYGKSIIWDMVHYDVQLMGGIVLHQGKIAEMATGEGKTFVATLSAYLNALSGRGVHIVTVNNYLSKRDANWMAPLMEFHGLRVDCIDNYPSSNGYMRKKAYQADITYGTNNEFGFDYLRDNMACSKEELVQRDLNYAIIDEIDSVLIDEARTPLVISGPVAPHKDNKEEFKLLKDKVENIVNQQNIEITKFFQESKNLIKSGEKKLGGFKLLQAYRGLPKKKSLIKFLSEEKIRLLLQKVESQYLQDNGREMHKVDKDLYFVIDEKNNTVELTDKGIEFLSKNVEDVGFFILPDINVEITELEKENYSKEKETKEKEKLLKNFTVKLQRIHTINQLLKAYTLFEIDIDYVVMDGKVKIVDEQTGRIMEGRRYSDGLHQAIEAKEKVKIESSSQTFATITLQNYFRMYKKISGMTGTAETEAGEFWHIYKLDVVVIPTHKTMQRQDLQDLVFKTQREKYNAIIEKIIHLSKYEKRPVLVGTTSVEISEFLSRALKFRKIAHNVLNAKLHDKEAEIIEKAGLPGSVTIATNMAGRGTDIKLSKEVVKYGGLSVLGTERHDSRRVDNQLRGRSGRQGDPGSSQFYVSLEDNLIRLFLDSERLSKLMDRFGHKEGDIIQHPLLTKSIERAQKKIEDNNFSIRKRLLDYDDVINKQREFIYKKRRNALCGEELSLDISNMIYVLLDNMILVNKSLNDFKNLEYEFIQIFGLEFPIKESEFFSYKERDCINYLHDLIIDFYEKKKERMVFKEIIPVISNIIGKDQTDYHIQVMFTDGVNNISSVSNLKEIYESRGLSLLSIFEKKTILCFLDEKWKEHLREMDSLRYSVQNAVFEQKDPLIVYKQNAFNLFQERVYEINKQVISFFLKSIIMKSDILCIPNHHKMIDPFLKGKNGKKLGRNNRINIRHLITGETKNIKFKQVDFFLEKGEWIIEDDLF; via the coding sequence ATGAGTTTTTTAAAAAATATTAAAAATTTATTGGGAAATAAAAATGAAAGAGATCTTCAAGAAGTGAAAAAATTAATCATTCATATAAAAGAAGAAGAAAAAAAAATATCGTTTTTATCAGATGATGAATTAAGGAATAGCACTCAAGAATTTAAAGAAATTATAAAAAAATCTACAAAAAAATTTTATGAAAAGAAAAAAGATTTCATTAAAAAAATAAAGGAAAAATCTTATTCTATAAGTACTTTAGAGGAAATTTACTTGAAAATAGAAAAACTGAAAGAAGAATGTTATAGAATCGAACAAAAAGTTTTAATGAATCTTTTACCCAAAGCTTTTGCAGTTATTAAGGAAACAGCTAAACGTTTTAAAGAAAAAAAGCAGCTTATAGTCAAATCTACTCCTTTTGACGAGGAATTGTCAAAAAAAAAATCTTATGTTTTATTGCAAAATAATAAGGCTATTTGGAAGAATAAATGGAATGCATATGGAAAATCTATCATATGGGATATGGTCCATTATGATGTTCAATTAATGGGAGGAATAGTTTTACATCAAGGGAAGATAGCGGAAATGGCAACTGGAGAAGGAAAAACATTTGTGGCTACTTTATCTGCTTATTTAAATGCTCTATCTGGAAGGGGAGTCCACATTGTTACCGTAAACAATTATCTATCTAAAAGAGATGCCAATTGGATGGCTCCTTTAATGGAATTTCATGGATTAAGAGTTGATTGTATTGATAATTATCCATCTTCTAATGGATATATGCGTAAAAAAGCTTACCAAGCGGATATCACTTATGGAACTAATAATGAATTTGGTTTTGATTATTTACGTGATAATATGGCCTGTTCTAAAGAAGAATTAGTTCAAAGGGATTTGAATTATGCTATTATAGATGAAATTGATTCTGTTTTAATAGATGAAGCACGTACTCCTTTAGTGATATCAGGACCAGTGGCCCCTCATAAAGATAATAAAGAGGAATTTAAATTATTAAAAGATAAAGTAGAAAATATTGTTAATCAACAAAATATAGAAATTACAAAATTTTTTCAAGAATCTAAAAATTTAATTAAATCTGGAGAAAAAAAATTAGGTGGGTTTAAACTTCTTCAGGCTTACCGTGGTTTACCAAAAAAGAAATCCTTGATTAAATTCTTAAGTGAAGAGAAAATACGTTTGCTTTTACAAAAAGTGGAAAGTCAATATTTACAAGATAATGGTAGAGAAATGCATAAAGTAGATAAAGATCTTTATTTTGTTATTGATGAAAAAAATAATACTGTAGAATTAACAGATAAAGGAATTGAATTCCTATCTAAAAATGTAGAAGATGTAGGTTTTTTTATTTTGCCTGACATTAACGTGGAAATTACTGAATTAGAGAAAGAAAATTACTCAAAAGAGAAAGAAACAAAAGAAAAAGAAAAGCTTTTAAAAAATTTTACTGTAAAATTACAACGTATACATACTATTAATCAGCTTCTTAAAGCTTATACTTTATTTGAAATAGATATAGATTATGTCGTTATGGATGGAAAAGTGAAAATAGTAGATGAACAAACTGGTCGTATTATGGAAGGAAGACGTTATTCAGATGGTCTTCACCAGGCTATTGAAGCTAAAGAAAAAGTGAAAATAGAATCTTCTAGTCAAACTTTTGCTACTATAACTTTACAAAATTATTTTAGAATGTATAAAAAGATTTCTGGAATGACTGGAACTGCAGAAACAGAAGCTGGAGAATTTTGGCATATCTATAAATTAGACGTAGTAGTCATCCCTACACATAAAACTATGCAAAGACAGGATTTACAAGATCTAGTTTTTAAAACACAACGTGAAAAGTATAACGCTATTATAGAAAAAATTATTCATTTATCTAAATATGAAAAACGTCCTGTTCTTGTTGGAACAACTTCTGTTGAGATTTCTGAATTTCTTAGCAGAGCTTTAAAATTTAGAAAAATAGCACATAATGTTTTAAATGCTAAATTACATGATAAAGAAGCGGAAATTATAGAGAAAGCAGGCCTCCCTGGATCCGTAACTATAGCAACCAATATGGCAGGTAGAGGGACGGATATAAAGCTTTCGAAAGAAGTCGTAAAATATGGAGGTTTATCCGTTTTAGGGACGGAAAGACATGATTCTAGAAGGGTAGATAATCAATTAAGAGGACGTTCTGGGCGTCAAGGTGATCCAGGAAGTTCTCAGTTTTATGTATCGCTAGAAGATAATTTAATTCGTTTATTTCTTGATTCAGAAAGACTTTCTAAATTAATGGATCGTTTTGGACATAAAGAAGGAGATATTATTCAACATCCTTTATTAACAAAATCTATAGAAAGAGCACAAAAAAAAATAGAAGATAATAACTTTAGTATACGTAAACGTTTGCTAGATTATGATGATGTTATTAATAAACAACGAGAATTTATTTATAAAAAACGTAGAAATGCTTTATGTGGAGAAGAGTTAAGTTTAGATATTTCCAATATGATCTATGTTTTATTAGATAATATGATATTGGTGAACAAATCTTTGAATGATTTTAAAAATTTGGAATATGAATTCATCCAAATTTTTGGACTGGAGTTTCCTATAAAAGAGAGTGAATTTTTTTCTTATAAAGAACGTGATTGTATCAATTATCTTCATGATCTCATTATAGATTTTTATGAGAAAAAAAAAGAAAGAATGGTTTTTAAAGAAATTATTCCTGTTATATCTAATATAATAGGAAAGGATCAAACTGATTATCACATTCAGGTTATGTTTACGGATGGCGTTAACAATATTAGTTCTGTATCTAACTTAAAAGAAATTTATGAGAGTCGTGGATTATCATTATTATCTATTTTTGAAAAAAAAACTATATTGTGTTTTTTAGATGAAAAATGGAAAGAACATTTACGAGAAATGGATAGTTTGCGATATTCAGTGCAAAATGCCGTTTTTGAACAAAAAGACCCTCTGATTGTTTATAAGCAAAATGCTTTTAATTTATTTCAAGAAAGAGTCTATGAAATTAACAAACAGGTAATTTCTTTTTTTCTAAAGTCTATTATAATGAAAAGTGATATTTTATGTATTCCAAATCATCATAAAATGATAGATCCTTTTTTGAAAGGAAAAAATGGGAAAAAATTAGGAAGAAATAATAGAATTAATATCCGTCATCTAATTACAGGAGAAACTAAAAACATAAAATTTAAACAAGTGGATTTTTTTTTAGAAAAGGGAGAATGGATCATAGAAGACGATCTTTTTTAG
- the cmk gene encoding (d)CMP kinase: MNPKMIITIDGYSSSGKSTLAQALSKRLAYSHIDTGAMYRSIALLAIRKKIFNSDLWNVKNFIPVLNNINFQFKWNKKLNQTEIFLNKENVQSEIKSIEVTDKVSFIARIPEIREKLAVIQKKFGNQKGVIMEGRDIGHRIFPHSELKIFMKGSLDIRAHRRYQDFQKKGKKVSYEEMRRNIFHRDMMDISRKISPLQKPIDSVEIDNTFLNVEKQLDLVLQLIDKIRKKNKI; encoded by the coding sequence ATGAATCCAAAAATGATCATAACTATAGATGGATATTCTTCTTCTGGAAAAAGTACTTTAGCTCAAGCTCTTTCTAAGAGATTAGCATACTCCCATATAGATACTGGAGCTATGTATAGAAGTATAGCTTTGTTAGCTATTAGAAAAAAAATTTTCAACAGTGATTTATGGAATGTAAAAAATTTTATACCTGTTTTAAATAATATAAATTTCCAATTTAAATGGAATAAAAAATTGAATCAGACAGAAATTTTTTTAAATAAAGAAAACGTTCAATCTGAAATTAAGTCGATAGAAGTGACAGATAAAGTAAGTTTTATAGCAAGAATCCCAGAAATTCGTGAAAAATTAGCAGTGATACAAAAAAAATTTGGAAATCAAAAAGGGGTTATTATGGAAGGAAGAGATATCGGACATAGAATTTTTCCTCATTCAGAATTAAAAATATTTATGAAGGGATCTCTAGATATTCGTGCTCATAGAAGATATCAAGATTTTCAAAAAAAAGGAAAAAAAGTTTCTTATGAAGAAATGCGAAGAAACATTTTCCATAGAGATATGATGGATATTTCTCGTAAAATTTCTCCACTTCAAAAACCTATAGATTCCGTAGAAATAGATAATACATTTCTTAATGTTGAAAAGCAGTTAGATCTTGTACTTCAATTGATAGATAAGATTAGAAAAAAAAATAAGATATGA
- the fmt gene encoding methionyl-tRNA formyltransferase, translated as MKKFPRIVFIGSTPFSFFSLKELYTRKYNIVGIITTPDPPFFRRKKTTFPVKEYALENHIPLLQPKNLLDSSFLRNFARWKADIQIVVSFRILPIEIWSYPKMGTFNLHASLLPQYKGAAPINWAILNGEKKTGLTTFFISNQVDSGNILLQKEVEVKRDETAGELENKLKKISGSLVLKTLEGILQKKIKPIPQKIISSSLLRYAPKISPIDCKIHWEETSIDVIYNKIRGLSPYPSAWTTLFLKKNRFVRFKIFFVKKIRKAHNFPIGLVILSSLEMKISVKEGFISVLEGQIEGKKKMNIKNLINGIKIRKNLFVR; from the coding sequence ATGAAAAAGTTTCCTAGAATTGTATTTATAGGTTCTACTCCTTTTTCTTTTTTCTCTTTGAAAGAATTATATACTCGAAAATATAATATTGTAGGAATAATAACTACTCCTGATCCTCCATTTTTTAGAAGAAAAAAAACTACTTTTCCTGTCAAAGAATATGCTTTAGAAAATCATATTCCTCTTTTACAACCAAAAAATCTTTTAGATTCTTCTTTTTTGAGAAATTTTGCGAGGTGGAAAGCAGATATACAAATTGTTGTTTCTTTTCGAATTTTACCTATAGAAATTTGGTCTTATCCAAAAATGGGAACTTTTAATTTACATGCTTCACTCCTTCCTCAATACAAAGGAGCAGCGCCTATAAATTGGGCAATTCTCAATGGAGAAAAAAAAACTGGATTAACTACTTTTTTTATTTCTAATCAAGTAGATTCTGGAAATATTCTTTTGCAAAAAGAAGTAGAGGTCAAAAGAGATGAAACTGCTGGAGAACTTGAAAATAAATTAAAAAAGATTAGTGGATCTTTAGTTCTAAAAACATTAGAAGGAATTTTACAAAAAAAAATTAAACCTATTCCGCAAAAAATCATAAGTTCTTCATTATTAAGATATGCCCCAAAAATATCTCCTATAGATTGTAAAATTCATTGGGAAGAAACTTCTATAGATGTTATTTATAATAAGATAAGAGGACTTAGTCCTTATCCATCAGCATGGACTACCTTATTTTTGAAGAAAAATAGATTTGTAAGATTCAAAATCTTCTTTGTCAAAAAAATACGAAAAGCACACAATTTTCCAATTGGATTAGTAATCCTTTCTTCCTTGGAAATGAAAATTTCTGTAAAAGAAGGATTTATATCTGTTCTTGAAGGACAAATAGAAGGGAAAAAAAAAATGAATATAAAAAATTTAATTAACGGAATAAAAATAAGAAAAAATCTTTTTGTTCGATAA
- the speB gene encoding agmatinase — translation MKKNIRKIPLKYATLEKSQIVLIPVPYDYTGTWKKGSKKGPKAFLSASEHMELYDIETNSEVYKRGIFLVQPVVISSNSSRKMVKKVYNITKKYLLKDKFVTLIGGVHSISIGSIRAFGEKYTNMSILHMDAHADLRPIYNGDPYNHACSMHEASKKYPVIQIGIRSMDISEKSYIQNGNIFYFHEIYQNDLWMKKAVQRLSENVFLSIDIDVFDPSIAPSTGTPEPGGLSWYKTLKFLKMVFQKKKIIGFDIVELLPNERESSTDFLVVKLYYKLLSYKYELITYQS, via the coding sequence ATGAAAAAAAACATTCGCAAAATTCCTCTAAAATATGCAACTCTTGAAAAATCTCAAATAGTACTTATTCCTGTTCCATACGATTATACAGGAACATGGAAAAAAGGATCTAAAAAAGGACCTAAAGCTTTTTTATCTGCATCAGAACATATGGAATTATATGATATAGAAACTAATTCTGAAGTATACAAAAGAGGAATTTTTCTTGTTCAACCTGTTGTAATTTCTTCAAATTCTTCCAGAAAAATGGTAAAAAAAGTTTACAATATTACTAAAAAATATCTTTTAAAAGATAAATTTGTTACTCTCATTGGTGGAGTCCATTCCATTTCCATAGGAAGTATCAGAGCTTTTGGAGAAAAATATACGAACATGAGTATTCTTCATATGGATGCACATGCCGATTTGCGTCCTATCTATAATGGAGATCCTTATAATCATGCATGTTCTATGCATGAAGCCTCTAAAAAATATCCTGTAATCCAGATAGGAATTAGAAGTATGGATATTTCAGAAAAATCGTACATCCAAAATGGAAACATTTTTTACTTTCATGAAATTTATCAAAATGATTTATGGATGAAAAAAGCTGTTCAAAGACTATCTGAAAATGTATTTTTAAGCATAGATATCGATGTTTTTGATCCAAGCATAGCTCCTTCTACAGGAACTCCAGAACCAGGAGGTTTATCTTGGTACAAGACTTTAAAATTTTTAAAAATGGTCTTTCAAAAGAAAAAAATTATAGGTTTTGATATTGTGGAACTTTTACCAAATGAACGAGAATCTTCTACAGATTTTTTAGTCGTTAAACTTTATTATAAACTCTTGTCATATAAATATGAATTAATAACTTATCAATCATGA
- the fabG gene encoding 3-oxoacyl-[acyl-carrier-protein] reductase, translating into MKLLNGKIAIVTGGSGDIGKSIVKTFVKHGAYVIFTYFSSKKNAKKLVKELGNSVEAYEIDLKDLNSSKNFVQKVIEKFGSIDILVNNAGMIRDNFLFRMSEKNWDTVIRTNIYSVFNLTKYVIFPMIKQKNGSIINMSSVIGITGNSGQSNYATSKAGIIGFTKSIAKELGRKNIRCNAIAPGYISTKMNSYFSPKTKENWIKNIPLKRPGIPQDIANCTLFLASDLSNYITGSVLNVNGGLI; encoded by the coding sequence ATGAAACTTTTAAATGGAAAAATTGCCATAGTTACAGGTGGTTCAGGAGATATAGGAAAATCTATAGTGAAAACATTTGTAAAACATGGAGCCTATGTTATTTTCACATACTTTTCATCAAAAAAAAACGCTAAAAAATTAGTGAAAGAATTAGGAAATTCTGTAGAAGCTTACGAAATAGATCTAAAAGATTTAAATTCTTCTAAAAATTTTGTTCAAAAAGTTATAGAAAAATTTGGAAGTATAGATATATTAGTCAATAATGCTGGAATGATAAGAGATAATTTTTTATTTAGAATGTCTGAAAAAAATTGGGATACAGTTATTCGTACTAATATTTATTCTGTTTTTAATCTAACTAAATATGTCATATTTCCTATGATTAAACAAAAAAATGGAAGCATCATTAATATGAGTTCCGTTATAGGAATAACAGGAAATTCTGGACAATCTAATTATGCGACATCTAAAGCTGGAATTATTGGCTTTACTAAATCTATAGCTAAGGAATTAGGAAGAAAAAACATACGTTGTAATGCCATCGCTCCTGGATATATTTCTACGAAAATGAATTCTTATTTCTCTCCAAAAACAAAAGAAAATTGGATAAAGAATATTCCATTAAAAAGACCTGGAATTCCTCAAGATATTGCCAATTGTACTCTATTTCTAGCATCGGATTTATCCAATTACATAACTGGATCTGTTTTAAATGTTAACGGGGGATTAATTTAA
- a CDS encoding vancomycin high temperature exclusion protein translates to MHGGGLNAYFKYRIDAACFLFYQKKIRYIIVSGDNREKNYNEPKMMKKELISKGIPAYFIYEDFSGISTIHSVLRVYKVFNQKKFTIISQRFHNERAIFIGNCLGLDVIGFNAQSLSFDCKTQFREILARIKAIWDILLSLKSRKIG, encoded by the coding sequence TTGCATGGTGGGGGATTAAATGCTTATTTTAAATATAGAATAGATGCTGCTTGTTTTCTATTTTATCAGAAAAAAATTCGTTATATCATCGTGAGTGGAGATAATAGAGAAAAGAATTATAATGAACCAAAAATGATGAAAAAAGAATTAATAAGTAAGGGGATCCCCGCTTATTTTATATATGAAGATTTTTCTGGGATCAGCACTATACATTCTGTATTAAGAGTCTACAAAGTTTTTAATCAAAAAAAGTTTACTATAATTTCTCAAAGATTTCATAATGAGAGAGCCATATTCATTGGAAATTGTTTAGGTTTAGATGTCATAGGTTTTAACGCTCAAAGTCTATCTTTTGATTGCAAAACACAGTTTAGAGAAATTTTAGCTAGAATAAAAGCTATATGGGATATTTTATTATCTTTAAAATCAAGAAAGATAGGATAA
- a CDS encoding arginine decarboxylase, with the protein MKIRYADLIDQTFDFPTEEFSLKNNLLEFHGIPLMDIIQKYGTPLKFTYLPKISKNIQKARKWFEKAIHSNKYNNKYTYCYCTKSSHFSFVLEEALKNNISIETSYAYDIEIVKNLYQKGKTNKNIEVICNGFKTHNYIENISYLINNGFYNTIPILDNSDELEKLSFFIHYPFKLGIRIASEEEPKFEFYTSRLGIGYKDIIVFYLNKIKNNPKVELKMLHFFINTGIKDTAYYWNELFKCLHIYAKLKKISPELDILNIGGGFPIKTSMSFKYDYEYMTNEIVYQIKKFCQEENISEPHIYTEFGAYTVGESGGIIYRILSQKRQNDREKWNMIDSSFMTTLPDTWAISRRFIMMAINRWNDSYERVFLGGLTCDSDDYYNSEQHMNAIYLPRFRENPPLYIGFFNTGAYQDTISGYGGVHHCLIPQPIHILIDHDDQKKLVYKIFRHSQNPEEILKILGY; encoded by the coding sequence ATGAAAATTCGCTATGCAGATCTTATCGATCAAACTTTTGATTTTCCTACCGAGGAATTTTCTCTCAAGAATAATCTTCTAGAATTTCATGGAATTCCATTAATGGATATTATTCAAAAATATGGAACTCCATTGAAGTTTACTTATTTGCCAAAAATATCTAAAAACATACAAAAGGCTAGAAAATGGTTTGAAAAAGCCATTCATTCTAATAAGTATAATAATAAATATACTTATTGTTATTGCACAAAAAGCTCTCATTTTTCTTTTGTATTAGAAGAAGCCTTAAAAAACAATATTAGTATTGAAACTTCATATGCTTATGATATAGAAATTGTGAAAAATCTTTATCAAAAAGGAAAAACAAATAAAAATATTGAAGTTATTTGCAATGGGTTTAAAACTCATAATTACATAGAAAATATATCCTATTTGATTAATAATGGTTTTTATAATACTATTCCTATATTGGATAATTCCGATGAATTGGAAAAATTGAGTTTTTTTATCCATTATCCATTTAAATTAGGAATACGAATCGCTTCTGAGGAAGAACCAAAATTTGAATTCTATACCTCCCGTTTAGGAATAGGATATAAAGACATCATCGTTTTTTACTTGAATAAAATAAAAAACAATCCAAAAGTTGAACTAAAAATGCTCCACTTTTTTATAAATACGGGAATTAAAGATACGGCTTATTACTGGAATGAACTTTTCAAATGTTTACACATTTACGCTAAATTAAAAAAAATTTCTCCAGAGTTAGATATTTTAAATATAGGGGGAGGTTTTCCTATTAAAACCTCTATGTCTTTCAAGTATGATTATGAATACATGACTAATGAAATTGTTTATCAAATAAAAAAATTTTGTCAAGAAGAAAATATTTCAGAACCTCACATATACACAGAATTTGGAGCTTATACAGTTGGAGAAAGTGGAGGAATTATCTATAGAATACTTAGTCAAAAAAGACAAAATGATAGAGAAAAATGGAATATGATAGATAGTTCTTTTATGACTACTCTTCCTGATACTTGGGCTATTAGTCGTAGATTTATTATGATGGCTATAAACCGTTGGAATGATTCTTATGAAAGAGTTTTTTTAGGAGGTTTAACGTGTGATAGTGACGATTATTATAATTCTGAACAGCATATGAATGCCATATATCTTCCTCGTTTTAGAGAAAATCCTCCACTTTATATTGGTTTTTTTAATACTGGAGCCTATCAAGATACCATCAGTGGATATGGAGGAGTCCATCACTGTTTAATCCCACAACCTATTCATATTTTAATTGATCATGATGATCAAAAAAAATTAGTATATAAAATATTTCGTCATTCTCAAAATCCTGAAGAAATATTGAAAATATTAGGTTATTAA
- a CDS encoding DUF2795 domain-containing protein, with protein sequence MYWTLELASHLEDAPWPATKEELIDFAIRTGAPLEVVENLQQLENGEGEVFESIEDIWADYPRDDEDFYWNRDEYEL encoded by the coding sequence ATGTATTGGACTTTAGAATTAGCTTCTCATTTAGAAGATGCCCCATGGCCAGCAACAAAAGAGGAATTAATTGATTTTGCTATTCGCACTGGCGCTCCATTAGAAGTCGTGGAAAATCTTCAGCAATTAGAAAATGGAGAAGGAGAAGTTTTTGAATCCATAGAAGATATATGGGCTGATTATCCACGTGATGACGAAGATTTTTATTGGAATAGAGATGAATATGAACTTTAA
- the menD gene encoding 2-succinyl-5-enolpyruvyl-6-hydroxy-3-cyclohexene-1-carboxylic-acid synthase → MYSNKKIVQSLGEILKAKSIFHIVISPGSRNAPIIIHFTQHKDFKTYSIVDERCAGFFALGIAQEIKKPVILSCTSGSSVVNYYPSVTEAFYQNIPLIFLTADRPKEIINILEEQTIHQENIFQNHVESSIQLTEDETKLGLWYNERLINESINKCIEKKKPIHINIPFSEPLYETTEFLHVKPKIINTFPVKNCIEKTKYYRKEKHIWKKSKKKMILLGLYNTGKELEKILNKLSRDPTIVIFTETTSHVYGKFFFSCIDQLLFSMKDTEWIKLKPHILLTIGGNIISKKIKYFLRKNPPKYHWHLGENNRKNYPDIYYRLNTYWPIEPEFFFKIFHVSSLESLKSSDYRYKWEKLRKCRRKKNNWFLKKEKSFSDLKVLFCIFKYIPNHSVLQLGNSTIIRYYQLFDEKKHSVESYCNRGTSGIEGSVSTAIGYAVSSKKKVTLIIGDISFFYDSNALWNNYIPNNFRLILINNGGGNIFRSISEYKIPEKIFNFFETKHLFTAEKICEMHNWKYERVSNKFSLKKSLDIFWNKSDIPCLLEIDTQKSNNAKILKKYLSYLS, encoded by the coding sequence ATGTATTCAAATAAAAAGATTGTACAAAGTTTAGGAGAAATACTAAAAGCTAAATCCATATTTCATATAGTAATCTCTCCAGGTTCTAGAAACGCTCCAATAATTATTCATTTCACACAGCATAAAGACTTTAAAACTTATAGTATTGTAGATGAACGTTGTGCAGGTTTTTTCGCTTTAGGAATCGCTCAAGAAATAAAAAAGCCTGTAATTCTTAGTTGTACTTCTGGATCTTCCGTTGTTAACTATTATCCTTCAGTTACAGAAGCTTTTTATCAAAATATTCCACTTATTTTTCTTACAGCAGATCGTCCTAAAGAAATTATAAATATTCTAGAAGAACAAACCATTCATCAAGAAAATATTTTTCAAAACCATGTAGAATCATCTATTCAATTAACAGAAGATGAAACAAAATTAGGATTATGGTATAATGAAAGATTAATCAATGAATCTATTAATAAATGTATTGAAAAAAAAAAACCTATACATATTAATATCCCTTTTTCAGAACCTCTTTATGAAACCACTGAATTTTTACACGTAAAACCTAAAATTATCAATACTTTTCCTGTTAAAAATTGTATTGAAAAAACTAAATATTATCGAAAAGAAAAACATATATGGAAAAAATCTAAAAAAAAAATGATTTTGCTAGGTTTATATAATACAGGAAAAGAATTAGAAAAAATTTTAAATAAATTAAGTAGAGACCCTACCATAGTTATTTTCACGGAAACCACATCTCATGTATACGGAAAATTTTTTTTCTCCTGTATAGATCAACTACTTTTCAGTATGAAAGATACTGAATGGATAAAATTAAAACCTCATATCTTATTAACTATTGGTGGAAATATTATATCCAAAAAAATAAAGTATTTTTTAAGAAAAAATCCTCCTAAGTATCATTGGCACCTAGGAGAAAATAATAGAAAAAATTACCCAGATATCTATTATCGATTAAACACCTATTGGCCTATAGAACCAGAATTTTTTTTCAAAATATTTCATGTCTCAAGTTTAGAAAGTTTAAAATCATCTGATTATCGATATAAATGGGAAAAATTGAGAAAATGTAGAAGAAAAAAAAATAACTGGTTTTTAAAAAAGGAGAAAAGTTTTTCAGATCTTAAAGTTTTATTTTGCATATTCAAATATATTCCTAATCATTCAGTTTTGCAATTAGGAAATAGCACTATAATAAGATATTATCAACTTTTTGATGAAAAAAAACATTCCGTAGAATCTTATTGTAATAGAGGAACTTCCGGAATAGAAGGAAGTGTTTCTACTGCCATAGGTTATGCTGTCAGTAGCAAAAAAAAGGTCACCTTAATCATTGGAGACATAAGTTTTTTTTACGATAGCAATGCCTTATGGAATAATTATATTCCAAATAATTTTCGCCTTATACTTATTAACAATGGAGGGGGGAATATTTTTAGATCTATTTCAGAATATAAAATTCCTGAAAAAATATTCAATTTTTTTGAAACAAAACATCTTTTTACTGCAGAAAAAATTTGTGAAATGCATAATTGGAAATATGAAAGAGTATCAAATAAATTCTCTTTGAAAAAGAGTTTAGATATTTTTTGGAATAAATCGGATATTCCTTGTCTATTAGAAATAGACACTCAAAAATCTAACAATGCAAAAATATTGAAAAAATATTTATCCTATCTTTCTTGA